Below is a genomic region from Rosa chinensis cultivar Old Blush chromosome 5, RchiOBHm-V2, whole genome shotgun sequence.
CTGTAAGATCGATGGCGCCGGCTGCACGAACTCGCCGCCGTCTTCTGGGCTGCACAAACTCTTCACCAACTGCACGAGCTCCGGCTTCTGGGCTGCACGACTATTgccggatgagagagagagagagagagagagagagagagagagagagagagagagagagagagagagagagagaatcagatCGAAGAGGGGAGAGAGTCAGATcgaagaggggagagagaggagagagagctcgaTGGCATatggtgtaatttattaatttgattgagggtaaaattgtctttttaatttaaattggatagtggggaataaaaatctgttgctagggtaagtgggataactttggctcattttggagctttgggtcaaggacccttaaaaatatgttaatttaattaaataaggtaaaaaatttaattttaatttttatcataaaatgtaaaaattattcttatcatttaatgatttttttaaaaaagtcataataaatatttttgtcATGTTGTGTCAGCATTACAGTACTCACTTTTCACGAGCAATGAAATGGTCAACGTGATAAATTTGAATCACTAACGACATGTACTAGTCCTAATTCAACTGCTGACATGATAAATTTGCAAGCAGTATTagcctttttcttttgttggaaGGGGAGTATTAGCTAGTCCTATATTCAATAAATAGTGGTAaaggttttaattttttaattttttttttaataatacgTAGTGCTTTTATGTGATACAAATTTGATCTCCATCAAGTAGGGTTCATGTGTTATAATTTCCCCTCATGGTAGTTTTTGTTGGGAGCATAAATAATTAGGTTTCACCTGAATACAGATATTATATGCCGGGCAGTTATATGtgagttttctgttttgtgaaTTATTCAATCATATAAACATACAGAAGAAAAGTTTAAATTCATGAATCCATTAGTGTTGGTCCTGTTGGATTATCCACATTACTATATCTTATAAAGTTGATGGTTTCGACAAAGATTTGGGGCTCAACTTTTTGATAATCTGTGGTCAGTACGCAATGATCAACTTGAGACCTACGCTAAGCCTACAATCAATGCCACTGTGTCTCTTAAGCACATGGGTCCTCCAGATAATTAGATATGTGGTCTGCAGTTTTGCTTCAGAGTTTATACTCAAGTCATTGCATTCCACTGGCTTGGTTGACAGCAATGGTTTGAGATTTGATACCTAGGAGGAATAAGCTTATTCTGTTAATGGAATCTTAGATGAATGAATTGTTTTCATGTATGAGTGCATAGAGTAGTGTGGGAAGCTTCTTTCAGCGTGCTTGTAATGTTGGTGGTTGCATTATCTGTGGAGTGCAAATAAGCATTTGTGAAGCTACTGTGCTTACACGATTTCCCTTTCTTGTGGCTAATGAGTTCAATCTTAGGGACTAGATAAAAAGACATTCTTCAATTTTTTGACCAACCAATCAGTGTTATCTCAGTAGTTaaagcacccactacctatacAAAGTCATGGATTTGAGTCACCATGATTttaggagtgaaaccctttaataaaaaataaaaaaaatcctaCCTCCGGGACCTGGGGCAACTCCATTATTGAAAGAACCTAGCTTTGTAGGCTCGTGCAATTGAAAATATAATCATCATTAATATCTgacctttgatcctctttttacaaaagagaaaaaaataaaaaaaaatcccacCTCTGGGACCTGGGCAACTCCATTATTGAAAGAACGTAGCTTTGTAGGCTCGTACAATTGAAAATATAATCATTAATATCTGACATGATGCGCATTCAAATCTTAAAGTTTGGTACGATCTCTGAGTTTATAACTTTATATCATTACTGTTTTAACTTAAGGTTAACCAAAACCATGAACGatatataacaaaacaaatgctAAAATTGAAATCAAGCTACTGTTATTGAGATATAGGAACAGGCCAATTACACCTTTTCAGTtgattaaacaaacaaaacaacatgCAGCAAAACTAAGTGCGTTTTTTTAATAGGACTTGATTCACTAAATCCTTCAAGTTCTTTGATGAAGAACCATGTGGAGCAGTGGCTTCTTCTGCTAGTTTCTTCCACTCCAAGACTTTGTTTTTCATCTTCTTACCCTTGTCTCCCTCCATTAACTCCTTGACAATCTTCTCCACATTGTCTCTCTTGACTTTGTTATTGATCTCCATGCCAATTCCCCATTCATTGCAAGTGTAGTAACTGTTTGTATGCTGGTCTGCAAAGAATGGCCAACACACCATCGGCACTCCAGCTGTAACACTCTCGATGCTTGAATTCCAACCACTGTGTGTTAGAAACCCTCCAACTGATGGATGGTTTAGGACTTGTTCTTGGGGGCACCAACTTGCTATTAAACCTCTGTCTTTGGTTTCAGCTTCAAACTCTGGTGGCAAGATTGTCGACTTTCCAATGACCAAGTCAGGCCTAATGACCCAGAAGAAGGGAAGCTTGGTATTTGCAAGTccccaaccaaactcaagcagCTGTTCGGGTGTCAAAACCGCAATGCTGCCAAAATTAACATAAACAATAGTGTTTGGTGCCTTGGAGTTTAGCCATTGGAGACAGtctgtttcttctttccaaagacTGTATCCCATAAGCTTTAAAGGGTCTTCTGGTATTTGATTGAGAAGCAATTGGAGAGGACCAATTGCATAAATGGGTGGAGAAATAGATGAGGAGAGAGCTTCCAAAACGTCTTTTTCCAAAGCATCAAATGTGTGTAGAACAACGGCTGAAGCTTTATTTGCTTTTTCAGCTGCTTCCATGACAGTGTTGAACACGATGTCATTTGGATCTGTAGTTCGACAAAAGGATGGGAGATCCCTTAAATACATATCTTTCTTTCCTGGAATCCATTCTATAGCGTTGTCCAGAAACCCATTTGTCAAACAGGTCTCATCTACAGCACCCAAAATTTTTGTTACATGTTTACAATCAAACTACCTACTTTATAACCATAAAATTTAAACAAATGCTTCAATAGTTGTTTTAGTACCTTTGAGTGGTACGAGTCCTTTCTCAAGCAAAGTTCGGAATTTCCTAAATCCCATGAAGCTGCAAGCAGAAACAGTGTAGAACAATACAATAGGGATTCCAAGTTCTTCTGAAGCCGTGGTGGTAAAGCAGGACAATAAACCATCCGAAACAAtgcaggtcacgggactactaGTACTGTTGAGTTTTATCAAGAGGTCACGAAATGGAGCCAAAAGATGATTTCTGATGGATTCACAAACCAAAGTGCTCTCTTGCGTGGCATCTTCACCTGATTCTGGAATGCCATCCGGGATAGCTTCAAAGCGAAAATCAGGTAAGCCATTGAGGGAGTTGGGTCCTTGAGATTTAAGAAATCTCTTGTGGTTGAACTCTGTGTTGACAAAGGTTATGTGAAAGCCTCTGTGATGGAGGGCTTTGGCTAATTTAAGAATAGCCTTGATGTGGCTTTGAGCCGGACCTGGTATACAAACAGCATGAGGCTTGGTACGATTACTGGAAGCCATATTATATTCTTGTGTTTTCTAAGACTAGGCGGATGTATCTTTGCCTTCAACAGATGCTGTCTACTTAATAGAGTTAGAGGGAAGGGTACTGGCTTGCTTTTGTTGTTATAGTGACTTTGCTGCGCTGGACTGATTATTTTTCATGTGGAGGATAATAAATAAGGCCCAACTGGATCTTCAAGGACGATTTGGAAATTATTTGCACGTGCATTTTATAAGGTTTTTTTTATGGTGAACTACAACTGCATATTCCAGATGATGGCCGGTGCAGACTGACGAGTAATTATTACAAGCTAGGTAATTAAGACTAATACTGTTGTCACATTTTCACAATCTTGTTCATGATGAAAGGTAAAAACCAATTAACAAGAATACAAGATACAAATGACTTGCTCGAACAAAATTAAACATTTCACTGATAAGATGTAAAGATTTGGAAAATCAAACTATCTTTACTTCATTATGAAGTTTTGTAACATGAATAGATGAATACATTAATTTTTATGACAACACATTTTGTTATCAAATATTGATTAAGGACTGCTAATAATAATTGATGAATTAAACTGCTAATTTTTAaagattttgtccatttatcctaattctagggatttttttttcacttaccccattaagttttttttaattcccccttacCCATGGAGACTTTAATATGgcattccctaatacccaattatgtttttatttatttatttttgagactattttactctcacccctttgttacatagagagaataTGAAAGAGAAATAAATCATAGAAGACTTCGCTGGAGTCCAATCACCAACCTCCAGGATTCGGTCACAATAGATCTCTATTGGCCCCAattagaggggcaatagaggtttataaAACCTTGCCGGAAGTCTCCAAAAAGGTTGTTGGAGATCTCGTATGAggccggagaggtttattggcAGGGGCAATAAACATCTATTGAGGGCAATAAACTtatattgcccctcaatagatgtgtattgcctcccaatataACAGAACTTTTAGACACCGGAATGGAAACTAATCTccgtaaaattagacaaataaaaccttttttttttttttttttgaaaaacagCTGCAAACTTTCATTGAAATAATTAAGCAATATGAGCAATGTCATATTGCATTACATCAAGAATACACTCAAGGGGTCTATCTAACCAGACCTTATTACAAAGATTAGAATCAAAAGCTGAAGCAGCTAGCCTATGCGCAACGCCGTTGCAGGTTCTCTTTCCATGTTGAAGTCGAACATGTGGGATACACCTCATGGTAGTCAGTATATCATCAACCACTGCACCTAGCTCATCCAATTCATGATCCTTGTTGAGAATCAGCTGCACAGCTTCAAGACAGTCACTTTCAATTGTGACATGCTGTAGGTCTAATTCTTTTACAAGGTCCAATCCTCTTCTGATTGCTAGGAGTTCAGCATGTTTCGCCGAACTTGTATATGGCATTGCATCGGCAAACGCTGCTATGAAGTGTCCTTGTGAGTTGAGAGGAACACCCCCTGTTCCCCCTCTTGTCATGTGAGGCACAAAAGCTCCATCAACATTTAACTTGGGTGTATCGTTCTTTTCAGGTTGCCAGCACTACCTTTGCATGACCGTTGCAGCCCCTTGAGTACCACAAGCCAATTTAAACTCCTCCAACCACGTTAAAGCCTGCAAACGGAGACTTGTAGGTGTCTGGGATTGATTGTTCCATAGCAGGTCATTTCTAATCTTCCATAAGGCCCATATGAGGATCATCACTGTCTCAAAGACTTCCATACGCAGATGCAAAGCACACTCCAGAAGCCAATCCTTAAAGTTATCAGATGGCCAAAGTGTATGATGTATTTGTAGAGTTGGATCAGAGAGTAGTTCAAAAGCAACGGGGCACTTACAAAAAAGGTGAGAGGAGTCCTCCAacttagacaaataaaactttgattaaggaaaaaaacaagaaaattacatcaattcaaaacatctattgccccctgaTAGCCTAGTATTATGAGAGAAtaaaacgtttttttttttgtcttttttaatttccttgttcacaaaaagaaaaaaaaaattgatttgggcacccagaaaatgctctaGGCACCTACACATCTTCTCTGACTGTGAGACATGAAGAGCTGGACCTATCTCGCTGGAGAGTCAAGTTGGGGCAGCTCCTTGACCAAGTCAGAGATTCAAGGGCCCACCTGTAAATGTCAGGCAACAGCCTCGTCGTCGATTGCTCGCGGCAGTACAGGGACAACGTGAGCCAGGCGGTGTGTCATCGAAGCGGCAACTGGACGAGTATGGAGACCTATTGACGTTCTTCACCGACATCATTTCTGACCTACTCCAAAACTTCTACTTCGCCGCAGAGGATCCTATTCCATCCGAGTCACTCCTCCACCTGTTCATCAACGGTGATGACTTGTTGAGTGTAGTggttgtaattctttaattgagtttagagtaaaatggtcatttgctgTTAAATCGTCTAtatgggaacaaaaatctgatgctggggtaagtgagataatttttggtTATTTTGGTGGTTTAAGTCAAGAAGCCTAATTTTTAATCAAACCATTAACTCTTGATGCATCAGTAGTGATAGATATGTCAAACAAAACAAGAGAGTAAAAGTAAGCAAAGGCTCcaagtggtcgagttggtaaaaACCTCTAGGTGTGGAACCCCGGCCATTCTCGAGTTTGAATCCCACCGACGCTTATTgtagttaaatcccaatatattattggtggccaggggggaggaagcgttcttACATGATCCTCCGCatggattagtctctgggcctaggaagcctttgaggaactgtgtgatctcgataaaaaaaaaaagtaagcaaATGTAGTGTCACGAAGTGATGGATATGTCTTTAGGGAAAAAATCACAAATGGTTACTAAGTTATGACCTGTTGGACACTTAACTTACTgacttttcaaaaatatcattttactCACATAGTTTAATATATATCTGTCTTTCACATAACTCATTTCCATCTAACGACATGTATTGTGTTGTTAAAaattggggaaatgatcatttacccaatttcagcttaaaatttgcccacttgctccactaacagtttttaaaccccatttacccaaaacaagAGATTATTTctcctttacccaattaattctttttttattctttttatttatttttgggacttttttgccctctcattctttctcacttagagagaaaagtcatcctccacctttaTTTTGACATCGTATAATAACCTTTATTTTGtctgtttctgaatttttttcctAATTAGTAACATTTATATAGGAgacttggtaaaaaaaaaaaaaaaattatggcaaAGGACACTGTTCAAACATTCTTCTCGATCTTTCCTCATCATCTTTCTTTTCACTTTACTTCTTAtgtaaaccttttttttttaagagccCGAGGctaaaaaatatattcattaaAAGCCAGAATATgctgttacatacccttccgctgtaaTCTaggcagacaagaagatagtggtagtacccacagtggtacatagaaaatagatctactcattgtacaatcaaaTACCTAGACATAGCGGgatccccctttggtactacgctgGATGAATAAATTCCATGttcctaaaataaataaataaattccttcaaaaaaaaaaataaaacaaagaatttgTCAAAGATCACTCATATATCACTATATAAAATTATATTGTATTATAAATTCTAATATTCTTAGCTCCAAGAAAGTCGGAGTAAAATTTTGGGTTTCTTTGTTGTGATGGTTTCTCTCGTCCAATGGCGCCCCAACGCCTACGAAGACCCTCTACCTAGTAGGAATATGGTGGCTGCAGCCAGGCAGGGATATAGTTGCTTTGGGCATGGTGTTGTGCAGGATCTCCTTTACTTCCGTGTGATGACGGTGGCGGTTCGTGGAGcacgattgtggacgaggagacaAGGATTCAGCGGCTGGGCTTCTCTAATTTTAATGCGTGGTGGCTATGGCTAGGGGCTATCATGGGCCAGGCTAGGGCCGACCCTactctaaattttagggcttagggcaGGGTAGGGCCGGACCTAGTCAAAGTCAATGAAACTTAGGGCCAGGCCGAGGCTTCAATATGTAAGCCCTTATCCACCCTTAAGACCCATTCCGTAAGGGTCAAAAGGACCCAGCAGGGCCAAATAGGGTTAACAAGGGCTGAAAGGGCCTTactttgtttcaaaaaaaaaaatttattttggcAAAATGTAGCTCAATGGTTGTATTTTTTAATGCCCCTATTtaatatatacattttttttgaaGTTACCTTGATAACACTTATAAACATTAGTTAAGGTAGTTGTATACAATTAGTTATCTCTCCAGATCtctcaaaattaattgttatttaacaaagaaaataaagcttcctaaatcaattacaaaataataaagGGATAAGTGTTAAGGAATAATTCAGTTATATTATGGGAACGCGCCCCACGCGCTGAAAACCCAGAGAACTTGTCTTCGCATATTTCGTTCGCTCTTGTCCGGCTACGTGGTGGCACTGGGGCTGGCCTCTGGCCTTTCCAGCGTACGTTGTATGCTGCTAGACAGGATGATGGTTTCGAGGCTGTGTCTGATGCTTGGAGGCTGGGGTCGGGAGGTGT
It encodes:
- the LOC112166762 gene encoding 7-deoxyloganetin glucosyltransferase, whose translation is MASSNRTKPHAVCIPGPAQSHIKAILKLAKALHHRGFHITFVNTEFNHKRFLKSQGPNSLNGLPDFRFEAIPDGIPESGEDATQESTLVCESIRNHLLAPFRDLLIKLNSTSSPVTCIVSDGLLSCFTTTASEELGIPIVLFYTVSACSFMGFRKFRTLLEKGLVPLKDETCLTNGFLDNAIEWIPGKKDMYLRDLPSFCRTTDPNDIVFNTVMEAAEKANKASAVVLHTFDALEKDVLEALSSSISPPIYAIGPLQLLLNQIPEDPLKLMGYSLWKEETDCLQWLNSKAPNTIVYVNFGSIAVLTPEQLLEFGWGLANTKLPFFWVIRPDLVIGKSTILPPEFEAETKDRGLIASWCPQEQVLNHPSVGGFLTHSGWNSSIESVTAGVPMVCWPFFADQHTNSYYTCNEWGIGMEINNKVKRDNVEKIVKELMEGDKGKKMKNKVLEWKKLAEEATAPHGSSSKNLKDLVNQVLLKKRT